The following DNA comes from Novosphingobium sp. PP1Y.
CATCGAACATGTCGTCGCGGAAGACACCGAGGCCGAGCGCCAGCGCGTCATCCTCGCCTTCGAGAAGATGCGCGAGCAGATCGACCGCATGGCCAGCCAGGCGGAATTCGGTGTGGGCGGAGAGCATGAGGAGGTCCTCGAGACCTACCGCATGTTCGCTTACGACGAAGGTTGGACGCGCCGGATCAACGAGGCGATCGATTCGGGCCTGACCGCCGAGGCGGCGATCGAACGCGTGCAACAGCGCACCCGCATGCGCATGCGCCAGATCGACGACCCGTTGCTGGCGGACCGCATGCACGACCTCGAGGACCTGGCGAACCGCCTGCTGCGGATCGTTTCAGGCCAGATGGGCACGGCGGCCTCGATGGGACTGCGCAGCGATGCGATCCTGATCGCACGCAATCTCGGCCCGGCCGAGCTTCTTGAGTACGACCGGCGGCGCCTGAAGGGCGTCATCCTCGAGGAAGGCTCGCTTACCAGCCACGTCGTCATCGTCGCGCGCGCCATGGGCGTGCCGGTGCTCGGACGGGTCCGCAGCATGCGTGGTATCGTGCGCGAAGGCGACCTGCTGCTCCTCGACGCCGACCAGGCCACGGCGATGGTGCGGCCCGCAGCGGGCATGATCGAGGCCTTCGAGGCCCGTTTCGCCAAGAGCCGTGAGCGCCAGGCTGCCTATGCGGCGCTGCGCGACGTGCAGCCGGTTTCGCGCGACGGTGAGCGGATCACGGTCATGATCAACGCGGGCCTGCGCGAGGACATCACCAATCTCAGCCTCACCGGCGCGGACGGCATCGGGCTGTTTCGCACCGAATTCCAGTTCCTCGTCTCGGCCACGCTGCCGCAACGTGAACGCCAGACCCGCCTCTATCGCGACGTGCTCGATGCGGCAGGGGACAAGCCGGTGATGTTCCGCACGGTCGACATCGGCGGCGACAAGACCTTGCCCTACCTGCGGCACGACGACGGCGAGGGGGAGGAAAACCCGGCGATGGGCTGGCGCGCGCTGCGCGTGGCGCTTGAGCGCGACGGCCTGCTCAAGGCGCAGGCCCGTGCCTTGCTCGAGGCGGCTGCCGGGCGCACGCTCAACGTCATGTTCCCGATGGTGGCCGAACCCTGGGAGTTCGACGCCGCCAAGGCGGTGTTCGACAATCAGCTCGCCTATCTCAAGACGCAGAAGAAGGTCCTGCCCGAAGCGATCCGCTACGGGGTCATGCTCGAGGTTCCCGCGCTTGCCGAGCAGCTCGACCTGCTGGCGCCGAAGATCTCGTTCCTGTCGATCGGCACCAACGACCTGACCCAGTTCCTGTTTGCGGCGGACCGTTCGAACCCCAAACTGGCCGAACGCTATGACTGGCTGAGCCCGGCTATCCTGCGTTTCCTGCGGCGGGTTCTGCGCAACGTCGAGGGTCACAACGTCGATGTCGGCGTGTGCGGCGAGATGGGCGGGCGGCGGCTGGAAGCCCTCGCCCTGCTTGGCCTGGGGATCACGCGGCTGTCGATCACTCCGGCGTCGGTCGGTCCGATCAAGGAGATCATCGGCAAGGTCGATATCTCGCAAATCCGTGAGGCCATGAACGGGTGGCTGGTCAACCCGCCGGAGAACATGCGCGCGACGCTGGCGCGCTGGGCTGCGGATCGAGAAATTCTCGTGGATTGACATAACTCTGGCGCAAGCAGAGGATATCCGTCGCCGGTCAGGCACGACCCACCGCATGCCCTTGAATCAGAAACCTGCCTTCTGATTGACTTCGGGGACTCGTGCGTCTTGGGTTGGGCCGGATCGGGGCCGTATCACCTCATGTCCCTTCGGGAGCGGAATGGAAGACGTCGAAAGCAACGGAGCGGCAGTATCGCCGACGACTGCGGGCAGCAGGCTGCGTCAGGCGCGTGAGGCTGCGGGGCTGACCCGCGCCGATATCGCCACGCAGACGAAGATTGCCGAACGCCATCTCATCGCCATCGAGGAAGATCGCTTCAACGATCTCGCGGCGCGGACATACGCCGTCGGGTTTTCGCGTGCCTACGCGCGCGCCCTCGGCATCGACGAAGTGGAAATCGCCGAGCAGGTTCGCGAACAGCTCCACGCGGGAGATCATTTGCGCTCCGAACTCGTCGAACCGAGCTTCGAGCCCGGCGATCCGGCCCGCGTTCCGCCAGTGCGCATGGCCTGGATCGCAGCGGCCGGCGTTGTCGTGGTGGTTGGCCTGCTGTTGGCCTTCTGGGGCAGCTTCCTTTCGCCCGAGGGCAAGTTGCCCGACCTGATCGCCGACAAGCCGGTGGCAACCGCCAGCAAGGCGCCTGTGCCGGGCCCGGCGGCCGCGCCCAGCCGGATGGCGGCGAACACGGGGCCGGTCGTGATGACCGCCACGGCCGACAGGGTCTGGGTCAAGGTCACTGACGCCGACGGCAAGCAGCTTCTGCAGAAGGAACTGGCGCTCGGCGAAAGCTGGACCGTGCCTCAGGATGCCGCGGGACCCGAACTGCGCACGGCTCGCCCTGACGCGCTGCAGTTGACGGTGGGCGGGCAGGCGGTGCCCGAGATCTCCGACAAGCCGACGCTGGTTTCAGGCATTTCCTTGGCGGCAGCCGATGTCCTCGCTCGGGGAGCGGGAGGTGCGGCAGGCGCGTCGACCCAGGCGGCCCCCGCGCCGGCCCAGACGCCGCGCACGATCGTCGCGCCGACGCGCGATCCGGTGCCGTCTGCGCAGGCGGATCGTCCCGGCACTTTGCCGACGCCCAGCCCTACACCGGTCGCGGCATCGCGGGCGCCAGCGCCGCTCGCATCACCGCGGGCTGCCGCGCCGCGCCCTGCGGTAACGGCATCCGCCACCGTGCGTGCGAAGCCCAGCGTTGCCGCTGCCGCACCGAGCGAGGCTGCATCGGCCAGGCCCGCGCCGCAAGCGAGGCCGACGTCCACAACTGCGCCTCTTCCGACGCCTTCGCCAACGCCCAGTCCGCGGCCGTCCGATCCTGCGGTTTCCACGGTTTCCGAGTAAGGCTGCCTCGACACACACGTCCGCTTTCTGCAAACATCCGGCGTATCGCGCATGGTTAATCGCCGGTTTTGCCGGCGCAGGCCAGAGTGCGATGCCATTGGGGGCAATGGCATCGGGGGCAATGGTGATGGGGCGGTGGGCCCCGACTTGGAGTAGATTTGGCGATGATTGGTTCACTTCGGGCTGGGCGAGGGATGCGGTTCATGAGCGGACGCCTACTGGCGACCTCGGTCGTTGCAGCCCTGCTGGTTTGCGGGACGGTGCCGGCTCTGGCGCAGGATTCCACGGAAGGCCGCCTGACCAAGGTCGAGGCCGAAGTTCGGGCCTTGCAGCGCAAGGTCTTCCCGGGCGGCGATGGCAAGTTCTTTGAGCCGCAGATCTCCACGCCTGCGCCTTCGGCGTCTAGCGGGCCGCAAGTGCCCACCAGCACGCCGGTGACCGACCTGCTCGGACGCATGGACGCGGTCGAGGCGCAGATGAGCCGCCTGACAGCGCAAGTGGAACAGAATACCAACCGCCTGAACCAGCTGGAAGCGAAGCTGGCGGCCGACGCGCCGGTCGCGGCCGCTTCGGGTGCGGCTTCGCTGGCGGCGACCTCGGCGCCCGCAACGAGCGCGCCTGCCGCCAACCTCTCTACGATGAGCGGCGTCGCCAACCAGCCATCCTCGCTTAACCGAACTCCGGTAACGGCCAAGCCGTCCGCGCCAGCGGTTCCTTCCGCGTCCCGCCTTCAGGCGGTGCAGGCCATCGTCAAGCCGCAGACGGACGATCCGGCCGACGATGAGTACAGCTACGGCTACCGTCTCTGGGATGCCAAGTTCTATCCCGAGGCGGAGCAGCAGCTGAAGCTGTTCCTCGAAAAGTACCCGAAGAGCAGCCGTGCAAGCTGGGGACGCAACCTTCTGGGCCGCGCTTATCTCGACGATGGCAATGCGCTCGAGGCGGCCAAGTGGTTCGTCCAGAACTACCAGGCCGACAAGAACGGCGAGCGTGCGCCTGACAGCCTGCTCTACCTGGCGGTTTCGATGAAGCAGCTCAAGGATACCAAGCGCGCCTGTATCGCGCTGGCCGAATTCAGCCAGACCTATGCGGCCGAAGCGGCAGGTCGTCTCAAGAGCCTGTACGACGCCACGCGCAATGGACTCTCCTGCAGCTGATCCCTCGGCCGCGAGGCTGATTCCTCAGGCCGAGCGCGTAGCCCGGTTCCGCGAGGGACTGGCCGCGCTCTGGCCCGAGGCGATCGATGCGCAGCCCGCACGACTGGCGATTGCGGTGTCGGGCGGCCCTGACAGTACGGCGCTGCTCCTCCTCGCCGCTGCGGCGCTGCCGGGCCGGGTCGGGGCGGCAACCGTCGATCACGGCCTGCGCCCCGAAAGCGCGCAGGAAGCGGCCGACGTCGCCGCGCTATGTGCGCGCCTGGGCGTGCCGCACGAAACGCTTCGGGTCGAGGTGGCGCCCGGGAATGTCCAGGCCGAGGCGCGCAGCGCCCGGTATGCGGCGCTTGCCCGATGGATCGAGGCGCGGCAGCTGGCGGCGCTGGCGACCGCGCATCATGCCGACGATCAGGCCGAGACGCTGCTGATGCGCCTGAACCGGGCGAGCGGAGTCGCCGGGCTGGCCGGTACCCGCGGGCGCGGGCAGGTGCCCGATAGCGACATTCCCTTGCTGCGCCCGGTGCTCGGCTGGCGCCGCTCGGAATTGGCCGAGGTAGTAGCCGAGGCCGGAATCCCGGCGGCGCAGGACCCCAGCAATGCGGACGACAAATATGATCGGGTGCGGGTGCGCAAGGCACTTGCCGATGCCGATTGGCTCGATGTTTCCGCGATCGCCCAGAGCGCGCAGTACATTGCCGAGGCCGATGCCGCGCTCGATTGGATGGCGGCGCTCGAATGGCGTTCGTGCGTCAAGAAGGAGCCGATGGGCCTGGGCTACCGGCCGCAGGCGCCGCGTGCCGTCGTCCTGCGGGTGCTTGCCCGGATCGTGCGTGAACTGGACGGAGCGGAGCCGCGCGGCAGTGCAGTGGCGCGGCTGTTCGAGACGCTGGTTCAGGGCAGTCCGGCGTCGATTGGCGCGCTTGTCGTGCGTCCCAATGCCGGGCGCTGGAGTTTCAGCAAGGCGCCGGTGCGCGCGGCCCGCCGCCCCAGGGCCTGACGGTCACGCGCCGACGAGGCTGTCGCCCATGCCAACCTGCTTGCCGCGGGTGATGTAGACCTTGTCGCCCAGCTTCGTGGTCCGGAACAGCTTGGCGGCGAAAGGCTCGGGCATGCCGATGCAGCCGTGGCTGGCATAGCCCAGCTCGACCTTGGAGCCGTGCAGGGTGATGCCGTCGTCGGTCAGCCGCTGCATGTAGGGCATCGGTGCGCCGGTGTAGATGTTGGACACGTGGTCCTTGTCCTTCTGCGTGATCGGGAAGACGCCGAGCGGGGTGGGCTTGTCCTCGGTGCCGAGCAGCACGGCAGTCGCGCCGATCTCGTAGCCGTTGCGGAACACGGAAAGGACGCGGGCGTCGAGGTCCACGGTCACGACGATCGGACCGTCGGGGACATCGGTGTCGTCCCAGTGCCATTCGCCGTACTTGATCGGGCCGTCGATGGGCAGGATCCGCTTGATCACGAAAGGCTCGTCGGCCTTGGCGACAGGCGTTGCGGCCTGTGCGGCGAGGGCTTCGGAGGCAGGGGCCACCGTTGCCGGATCGGCCTTGGCCGCTGCCACGCGGGCTTCGGAGAGCGATGCGGGCTGCGGCTTGTCGGGAGACGCGGCAAGCATCAGGACGCCGGCAATGACGGCCAGGGCGATAAAGCCCGAAGCGAGGAGGATGCGTCCGTTCACGTAGTCCTGTCCTTGACGAATCTGCCGGTACCGTTCTGGCGATGATCGCTTAAAACGGCGTGAAGTACCAGCGGCGCGGGGGCGCTGTCCCCTTGGAGGACTGCCGGGCCGCAAAAGTTAACGGCCACACTCCGGTGCCTGATCAAGCCATCGAGGGCCGCTGCGCGGCTTCTCAGTCGCCCTTGGGGCGGGCGATGCCTTCGCGCAGGATCGAGCAGGCCAGTTCCGCCATTTCGTCCGGATTGGTTTCGTCGGACCACACCATGTAGCGCAGGCCGAGGAAGACGTTCATGCCCATGATCGCCCAGGCGTGGGCTTCGCCCAGGTCCTCGCGCAATTCGCCGCTGGCGATACCGGCCTTGAGCCTGTCGGTCATGCGCGCTGCCGTTGTTTCGTAGTGCGCGCGGAAGGCGGCGGGATCGACGAATTCGCACTCGTCTATGATCCGGTAGATCTCCTTGTGCTCACGCGCGAAGTGCAGGAACGCCCCGAGGGCAGCGCGTTCGCGGTCGAGCGCGGGAAGGGGCGGCTCCAGGGCCTTCTTGGCTGCCTCGCGCACTTTGCCGCTCATGTCGTCGACGAGCGCGCGGAAGATCTCATCCTTCGAATCGAAGTAGGTGTAGAAACTGCCCAGCGCCGTTCCGGCCCTTCGGGTGATTCCCGTTATCGATGCCTCGTGAAACCCGTGCTCGCCGAATTCGAGCGCCGCGGCGTCGAGCAACTTGCGCAGCGTCTTTCGTCCCCGCTCGGTTCTGGGAGCCTTGTCGGAGGGGGCGGAAATCTTGGGTTCGGGCGCATCTGCTGTGGTCACAATGCCACAGCTATCCCCTTCAATGGCGATTGGCAAATCTTCAATGTTGAAACCTGATTCAACTCTCGGTATCGATAGCGGCAACGACAAGGTTCATTGGGAGGTGAAGTGATGCTCAAGGCGCATTTTCTCACATTCGGTTGCAGTACTCTGGCTCTTGCCGGATCGCTGGGGCTGGCCGCTCCGGCTCTCGCTCAGGATGCGCAGGCAGCAGCCGAAGCGCAGGAGACGACCGGCGCTGAAATCATCGTGACGGCCCGCCGCCGCGAGGAGCGCCTCGTCGACGTGCCGATTGCGGTTACCAGCTTCAGCGGCGCCCAGCTCGAGAAGTCCGGCGCGATCGATGTCACCGACATCGCGCAGTCGGCCCCCAACGTCACGCTGGAGCCCTCGCGCGGAACCAACTCGACGCTTTCCGCCTTCATCCGCGGTGTTGGCCAGCAGGATCCGGTTTCCGGTTTCGAACAGGGCGTGGGCATCTATCTCGACGACGTCTACCTCAACCGTCCGCAGGCCGCAGTACTCGACATCTACGATGTCGAACGCATCGAAGTGCTGCGCGGACCGCAGGGCACGCTCTACGGTCGCAACACGATCGGCGGCGCGGTCAAGTACGTGACCAAGCAATTGCCGCAGGACTTCTACGTCAAGGTCAAGGGCACCATCGGCACTTACGACCAGGTCGATGGCGTCGTGACGGTTTCCGCCCCGATCAGCGACCTCGTGCGCGTGGGCGGTTCGGTAGCGCGGCTCACCCGCGACGGCTTCGGCAAGAACCTCACTACCGGGGCGGAGAATTACAACAAGAACGTCTGGGCGGCGCGCGGCAGCCTCGACATCGGCGGCTACGGTGCGCCGGTGCTGATCCGCATTTCCGGCGACTACACCCACGACAAGTCGAATGCCCGCGGCGGCCATCGCCTGATCCCCGGCTTCGCTTCGGGCGCGCCGGTCCTTTCCGATGTGTTCGATACGCGCGGCGGCCTGACCGATCCGAAGCAGGACGTCGAGGCCTATGGCTTTGCCATCAACGCCACGGCCGAGCTGACCGACGCGCTGACGTTCAAGTCGATCAGTTCTTGGCGCAAGGACAACAGTGCCTCGCCGATCGACTTCGATGCGCTGCCGACCGTCGACCTCGATGTGCCGGCGTTCTATCACAACGAGCAGGTCAGCCAGGAATTCCAGCTGCAGTGGGATGACGGCGGGCCGCTGCAGGGTCTTGTCGGCGTCTATTATCTCGACGCCACGGCCGACACCTACTTCGACAGCCGGCTCTACACGACCTTTGCCGATGTCCTGCCGATGCTCACCGGTCATACCGAAGCCGACGTCGGTACCAAGACTTACGCGATCTTCGGCGATTTCACTTATGACCTGACCGATCAGTTCAGCCTGTCGCTTGGCGGGCGCTACACCTGGGACAAGCGTAAGGCGAACATCCTCAAGCAGAACTATATTCTCGGCGGCTCGGCAGGCTTCCAGAATCCGGGCGTGCTGTTCTCGACCGACACCGACTTCAGCGGCAGCAACGAATTCAAGAAGTTCACGCCGCGCGTGTCGCTCAGCTTCAAGCCCAGCGCCGATCACAACATCTACGCCAGCTATTCCAAGGGCTTCAAGGGCGGCGGCTTCGATCCGCGCGGCGTCGGCAAGAACGCCAACGACCTCGATGGCGACGGCAGCCTGAGCGATGCCGAAATCGCCCAGTACCTCAGCTTCAAGCCGGAGACGGTCGACAGCTACGAGCTGGGCTACAAGGGCAACCTGCTCGGCGGCGCGCTCTATGTTGCCGGTGCGATCTTCCGCATGGATTACACCGACATCCAGATCCCCGGATCGGTTGCCTGCACGGTGAATGGCGTGCCGACCTTCTGCGGTGTCGTTTCCAACGCCGGCAAGGCGAGGATGCAGGGCGCGGAACTGGAGGCCAATGCCCGCCTGGCACGCGACCTCGTCGCCTCAGGGGACCGGCTGAATTTCTCGACCGCGATCGGTTACATCGATGCCAAGTTCAAGAAGTACGAGACGCTGATCGGCGGGCAGACTGTCGACGTCGCGCAGTATCGCAATATCCAGAATACGCCCAAGTGGACCGCCAGCGGAACGCTGTCTTACTCGACCCCGGTCGGCGAGGGCGATCTCAGCATGTCGACGACGGTGTCCTACCGCTCGAAGACCCACCAGTTCGAGTTCCCCAGCCCCTATCTCGACCAGAAGGGTTATGCCCTGTGGGATGCCAGCCTGGTCTATTCCGCGCCGGGCAGCGGCTGGAGCATCGGCCTGCACGGCAAGAACCTGCTCGACAAGGAATACATCACTTCGGGCTACAGCTACATCTCGCAGAACGAAGAGACGGGCGCGGTCAATCTGGGTGCCAATGGCTACCCGATCCCGACGCTCGGCAGCGAAGGTACGCTGACTGCGTTCTACGGCAATCCGCGCCAGGTCTTCCTCACCGCGACAGTGGAATTCTGATCGGGGCAACTGCGCGGCAGCCTGGCGGGGTCTTCGTCTCCACCCTTACGGAGCACCCCCCGCAAGATCCCGCCAGGTCCGCTGCAGGTGAAAGGATTGTTCGATGGACTACCGCGACCACCGCTATCGCAGCGCCTGCGGGCGCCTTGAGCTGGCCGCGCGCGATTATCCCGCAGCCGCGGGCGACGAGGCCCCGGTCCTGCTGATGATGCATGGCCTGACCCGCAACAGTGCGGATTTCGAGCCGCTCGCAGCGCACCTGGCCGGCACTTACCGGCTGATCGTGCCCGACCAGCGCGGACGGGGCCTCTCCGACCGGGACCCCGATCCTGCGCAATACCGGCCGGACGTCTACGCACAGGACATGCTGGCCCTGCTCGATGGACTGGGTATCGAGCGCGTCGGCATGATCGGGACTTCGATGGGTGGGCTGATGGCGCTGATCATCAACGCGCTGCGGCCCGAACTCGCATCGGCCGTGGTGTTCAACGATATCGGCCCGGTTCTCGAGGACGAAGGGCTGGATCGCATCAAGAGCTATGTTGGCCCGCGCGGGGCGATGGCCTCCTGGACCGAAGCCGCAGCCCGGTGCCGTGCGATCAACGCGCCCGCCTTCCCCGATTTCGGCAGCGCAGACTGGATGGCCTTTGCCAGGCGCACTTGCGCCGAGAATGCCGATGGCACCGTTTCCTTCGCTTACGATCCGGCGATCTCGCAGGGCTTTTCGGACGAGGACGCGACTGTCGTACCGCCCGACCTGTGGCCCTTGTGGGACCTGCTCGACCGGATGCCGGTGCTTGTCATTCGCGGTGCGCTGTCCGATCTCCTGTCGAGAGCGACGGTCGAGGAGATGGCCAGTCGGCACAGGGGGCCTTATGCCGCCGTGGAAGTGCCGCGCGTCGGCCATGCCCCGATCCTCGATGAGCCTGCGGCCCTGCCGGCCATCAGGTCCTTCTGCCAGGAGCACGTGAACTGAGATGACCAGCACTGCGCCCCGGCGACTGGCTTCGCCCAATCTCGTTCTGGCGATGCTGCTGCTGGTCTATGTGTTCAACTTCGTCGACCGCCAGATCCTCGCGATCCTGGCCGCACCGATCCAGGCCGATCTCGGTCTCGACGACGCGCAGATGGGGATGCTCGGCGGGCTTGCCTTCGCCATCCTCTATTCGACGCTGGGCGTGCCGCTGGCGTGGTTGGCTGACCGCACGAGCCGGTCCTGGGTGATAGCCGGATCGCTGGTGATCTGGAGCCTGTTCACGGCGGTCTGCGGCGCGGCGCAGGGTTTCTGGCACATCTTCCTCGCCCGGCTTGGCGTCGGCGTCGGGGAGGCGGGCGGGGTTGCCCCATCCTATGCCGTGATCGGCGATCATTTTCCCAGCGAACGCAGGGCCTTCGCGCTCTCGGTCTATTCGCTGGGCATTCCGCTGGGTTCGGCAACCGGCGTGCTGGCCGGAGGCTATGTTGCGGCAAGGGTGGACTGGCGCGCGGCCTTTCTCGTCGTTGGCATTGCCGGGCTGCTGATTGCGCCGCTTTTCAAGTTCGTCGTGCGCGATCGCCCCAAGCCTGCCGCCCCGGCGTCTCCGGCAGACGGGGAGGGCGTGCGCTTCCTCGCGATCGCGGCCTTGCTCGCCCGCAAGCGCGGCTTCTGGCTGCTTTCGTTCGGCGCCGCCTCCAGCTCGATGCTGGGCTACGGCCTCGCTTTCTGGCTGCCCAGCCTGCTCCAGCGCAGCTTCCACCTCGATCTGGTCGAGACGTCCTGGTTCATCGGCGCGGTTCTGCTCCTGGGCGGAAGCGTGGGCGTGCTGTCGGGCGGGCTGCTCGCCGACCGTCTCGGCCGGGCCAACCGTGCCTTCTACGCCTGGGTGCCGGCGATGGCGTTCGTGGCTGCCGTGCCCCTGTTCGCCGGGGGCATCTGGACTTCGAGCGTGCCGCTCGCCTTCCTCATGTTCCTCGTCCCGCAGGCACTGGCCTATATCTGGCTCGGACCGGTGACCTCGGCGATCCAGCATCTCGTCGAACCGCCCGCCCGGGCCACGGCATCGGCATTGTTCCTGCTGATCAACAACCTGATCGGGCTGGGCGGCGGCATCTATGCGCTGGGCGCTCTCTCCACGGCGCTGGCGCCGGTCTATGGCGAGGAATCGCTGCGCTATTCGATGCTCTTCGGTCTCGTCCTCTACCTGATCGCCGCCGTGCTCATGGCGCTGGCGGGCCCGGCATTGCGGCGCGAATGGGTGTCCGAAGGCTGATCCGCTCGGCCTGCACCGGGCGCAAAACCGCCCGCTCCTGCGTTGCAATCGCGCGCTTATCGACTACCAATTGGCAGTAGCGGGCCTGTCCGGAAGCATCCGGGCAGGGCGGTGATGCTGGTTCAGGTAACGAGGGGACGCTTCGTGAAACTACTCAAGTGGGCCGTTGGTGGCGCTGGCGCTTACGCGATCTACAGGTACTCGATCGGTCGCAAGGCCAAGGGGGAGGACGTGTTCGTCTCCCCTGAGAAGGAGCTTGAGAAGATTGCCCGGGACAGCGAGCCCGAGGCGCCTGCAAAGCCCAAGGCCAAGCCGACGGCCAAGCCCAAATCGGCCGCTGCCAAGCCGCCGGCCAAACCCGCCAGGTAATGGCGGGCGCTCCTGCGCTCGGGCACTCTGCTGGCCGGCGCCGCAGCCGTGGGTCAGGCCTGCTTTCGCAATCGCCGCGCCGGTGTTTCCCAAATCAACGACTTGTCCACTTTAGCTCTGTACGGCCTTGATCCGCAGTCGTATTCTGACGCAGGAGAACTGTGCGAACGACGCGGGAAGTACTGAATATAGTAAAGGGAGATTAATTATGGCCATCACCGACCACGTTGATTTCAACGCTTTTATGGAGGGCGTGAAGCGCCGTAATCCCTACCAGCCCGAATTCGTTCAGGCCGTGCAGGAAGTCGCGGAAGACATCTTCGAATTTATCGCCGATAAGGAACAGTATCACGAGCAGCAGATCCTGCGGCGCATTGCCGAGCCGGACCGCGTCGTTTCCTTCCGTGTCTGCTGGGAAGACGACAACGGCAACATCCGCGTCCAGCGCGGTTGGCGCGTGCAGAACAACAATGCCATCGGCCCGTACAAGGGCGGTCTGCGCTTCCATCCCAGCGTCAACGAAAGCGTCCTGAAGTTCCTGGCCTTCGAGCAGACCTTCAAGAACGCGCTTACCGGCCTGCCGATGGGCGGCGGCAAGGGGGGCTCGAACTTCAATCCGAAGGGTAAGTCGGTGCGCGAGATCATGCGCTTCTGCCAGTCCTTCATGACCGAACTCTATCGCCACATCGGTGCCGACGTCGACGTTCCCGCCGGTGACATCGGCGTGGGCGGGCGCGAGATCGGCTACATGTTCGGCCAGTACAAGCGCATCACCAACCACTTCACCGGAGTGCTGACCGGCAAGGGTCTGGAATACGGCGGATCGCTGATCCGTCCCGAGGCGACCGGCTACGGCGCAGTCTATTTCCTGGCCGAGATGCTGGCGGCGCGCGGGCTCGACCTCGACGGCAAGACTGCCGTCATCTCCGGTTCGGGCAACGTGGCGACCCATGCGGCGGAGAAGATCGTCCACATGGGCGGCAAGCCGGTGACGCTCTCGGACTCCGGCGGGTTCATCTACGATCCCGATGGACTGACCCTCGATAAGATAAACTGGGTCAAGCACCACAAGACTCACCGCCGCGGCCGCATCAGCGAGTACGTGGACGAGTTCAAGGGCGCCTCGTATCACGAGGGCAAGACGCCGTGGAACGTCGCCTGCGACGTTGCGCTGCCCTGCGCGACGCAGAACGAACTGAACGGCGCGGATGCCCGCGCGCTCGTCGCCAATGGCTGCATCGCCGTTTCGGAAGGTGCGAACATGCCTTCCGACCTCGAAGCGGTGCACGT
Coding sequences within:
- the ptsP gene encoding phosphoenolpyruvate--protein phosphotransferase, translated to MTSGAVEAARNILTRLHEVMASRSNAQAKLNNVVEVIGECLDSEVCSIYLLREGMLELFATRGLAQEAVHVTRMAVGEGLVGTIADNIETLNLAEATAHPDFSYRPETGEEKFHSFAGVPIVRRERAVGVLCVQHVDPRRYEEVEIEALQTVAMVLSELITNADLIDEVDTHSFDAASNGPEQLHGLTLVKGLASGTAVYHQPRVTIEHVVAEDTEAERQRVILAFEKMREQIDRMASQAEFGVGGEHEEVLETYRMFAYDEGWTRRINEAIDSGLTAEAAIERVQQRTRMRMRQIDDPLLADRMHDLEDLANRLLRIVSGQMGTAASMGLRSDAILIARNLGPAELLEYDRRRLKGVILEEGSLTSHVVIVARAMGVPVLGRVRSMRGIVREGDLLLLDADQATAMVRPAAGMIEAFEARFAKSRERQAAYAALRDVQPVSRDGERITVMINAGLREDITNLSLTGADGIGLFRTEFQFLVSATLPQRERQTRLYRDVLDAAGDKPVMFRTVDIGGDKTLPYLRHDDGEGEENPAMGWRALRVALERDGLLKAQARALLEAAAGRTLNVMFPMVAEPWEFDAAKAVFDNQLAYLKTQKKVLPEAIRYGVMLEVPALAEQLDLLAPKISFLSIGTNDLTQFLFAADRSNPKLAERYDWLSPAILRFLRRVLRNVEGHNVDVGVCGEMGGRRLEALALLGLGITRLSITPASVGPIKEIIGKVDISQIREAMNGWLVNPPENMRATLARWAADREILVD
- a CDS encoding helix-turn-helix domain-containing protein, which codes for MEDVESNGAAVSPTTAGSRLRQAREAAGLTRADIATQTKIAERHLIAIEEDRFNDLAARTYAVGFSRAYARALGIDEVEIAEQVREQLHAGDHLRSELVEPSFEPGDPARVPPVRMAWIAAAGVVVVVGLLLAFWGSFLSPEGKLPDLIADKPVATASKAPVPGPAAAPSRMAANTGPVVMTATADRVWVKVTDADGKQLLQKELALGESWTVPQDAAGPELRTARPDALQLTVGGQAVPEISDKPTLVSGISLAAADVLARGAGGAAGASTQAAPAPAQTPRTIVAPTRDPVPSAQADRPGTLPTPSPTPVAASRAPAPLASPRAAAPRPAVTASATVRAKPSVAAAAPSEAASARPAPQARPTSTTAPLPTPSPTPSPRPSDPAVSTVSE
- a CDS encoding tol-pal system YbgF family protein, translated to MSGRLLATSVVAALLVCGTVPALAQDSTEGRLTKVEAEVRALQRKVFPGGDGKFFEPQISTPAPSASSGPQVPTSTPVTDLLGRMDAVEAQMSRLTAQVEQNTNRLNQLEAKLAADAPVAAASGAASLAATSAPATSAPAANLSTMSGVANQPSSLNRTPVTAKPSAPAVPSASRLQAVQAIVKPQTDDPADDEYSYGYRLWDAKFYPEAEQQLKLFLEKYPKSSRASWGRNLLGRAYLDDGNALEAAKWFVQNYQADKNGERAPDSLLYLAVSMKQLKDTKRACIALAEFSQTYAAEAAGRLKSLYDATRNGLSCS
- the tilS gene encoding tRNA lysidine(34) synthetase TilS; its protein translation is MDSPAADPSAARLIPQAERVARFREGLAALWPEAIDAQPARLAIAVSGGPDSTALLLLAAAALPGRVGAATVDHGLRPESAQEAADVAALCARLGVPHETLRVEVAPGNVQAEARSARYAALARWIEARQLAALATAHHADDQAETLLMRLNRASGVAGLAGTRGRGQVPDSDIPLLRPVLGWRRSELAEVVAEAGIPAAQDPSNADDKYDRVRVRKALADADWLDVSAIAQSAQYIAEADAALDWMAALEWRSCVKKEPMGLGYRPQAPRAVVLRVLARIVRELDGAEPRGSAVARLFETLVQGSPASIGALVVRPNAGRWSFSKAPVRAARRPRA
- a CDS encoding L,D-transpeptidase family protein, whose translation is MNGRILLASGFIALAVIAGVLMLAASPDKPQPASLSEARVAAAKADPATVAPASEALAAQAATPVAKADEPFVIKRILPIDGPIKYGEWHWDDTDVPDGPIVVTVDLDARVLSVFRNGYEIGATAVLLGTEDKPTPLGVFPITQKDKDHVSNIYTGAPMPYMQRLTDDGITLHGSKVELGYASHGCIGMPEPFAAKLFRTTKLGDKVYITRGKQVGMGDSLVGA
- a CDS encoding TetR/AcrR family transcriptional regulator, which translates into the protein MTTADAPEPKISAPSDKAPRTERGRKTLRKLLDAAALEFGEHGFHEASITGITRRAGTALGSFYTYFDSKDEIFRALVDDMSGKVREAAKKALEPPLPALDRERAALGAFLHFAREHKEIYRIIDECEFVDPAAFRAHYETTAARMTDRLKAGIASGELREDLGEAHAWAIMGMNVFLGLRYMVWSDETNPDEMAELACSILREGIARPKGD